The window CCACAGTGCGGCGCTATCCCTGCAGGGGATGGAGGGCAGGCTTTTGTAGAACTGGATTTCCTGATCCACCTTCTGAGCCAGGGAAAGACGGGGCTGTGATTCACGGATTGACTGCAGCTCGTTGTCCTCCTCCTCGAATAGTTCTTCCAAGGCTGTCTTTTTTGATGGTGGTGGCAGtgcctgaaattaaatgaacatgaagtaaaaaaaaaacaaaacatatataagtcaataatcatgacaaaacagcatccaaaggtcattacaaatgaatgagttAACTTACATAGTGTTcctctacttcttcctcctccccatcttcgcagccttccctctgtgtctctccttcccctgggAGCTTGAGAagtgatgtaaacacattaataactttTAACACAGAGCCGTAGAAGGtctcactcacaatggaatcaaatgcaatgataagacaaacagaatttaaacagaaattaaaatacctcatctcttgctgccactgtatttgctgttattgcagcTTCCCTGATCCTGTCCCAGACTGCatcacttttcactttgtatttaaatctggGGTCCAAGATGGTGGCTTCCTCCAGGAATCTCTGAATGTCAGTTCccttcaatttcaaaaaggagGATAGGATGACATTAGACTAGTGGTACAAATTGGCCTAAAGCATCAAGGTAAGATTAAATGTAGTTGTGCTTACCTGGTAGCGTTTGGAGAGATCCTTCCAAATGTTCTCCTTGATGCTCCTTGTGAACGCAGAGTCACCTTCCTGCACAGTGTACTGTTGCTCCAGCTTCTGCAAGATGGGCAAAATCTCACCGCAGGTTGCACTTTTGTCGCTGGAGACGGCCAGTGTGGAGGTGTAATGCTTCCGCATGAGATGCACAAACTCCTCTGCTTTCCTTAAGTCCTCGTTGCCTATTCTGTCCAAcctacaatgtaaataaaaacagaaaaagatgtatgtagcacaaataaacaaaaacaaaaccagtcaaagtttaaaaaaaagtttaagtcatattatcatttaaaatatatatcacctTTCCTTCTCCATGGGCCTTCTTATGCGTGGATCTATGGCTGCAGCCTGGATAGCAGGGAACTGCTCGGTGAATCTCTCCATCATCAAATAGAGGGAATTCCATCTGGTCCTTACATCCAGGAGGAGCATGTGCTTGGGCAGCTCTGAGGGTTCacatatacacaacacaatgtaaatatttattatctaataatttacatacacatacctatacatgtatattttcatgtACATATAGTATAATGCTTGCAATGTACTGTAAGGAGAGTATCTTACTGAGCAagtcttgtttctctttaagaacAACTTTTGCCATGTGGGACCTCTTCATCCAGACAACAACTGCTCGAACTCGTGCTGCCCAATTGGATATGGCAGTGCAGTTGTAGAGCTTTTGCGCTCCCAGGTTCAGCGTATGAGCGAAGCATGGAAATTTGACaatttgcagctgtttgatggCTACATCCATGTTCGCTGCATTGTCTACAGTTGCTGCCACAACCTTTTCCCGTACACCAtattcttctaaaatgtaatcaatctcCTCTGCTACAGCTGAGCCTGTCTGAGATTGGTACACGGCTTTGGTTTTTAGGACCTTTTCCTTTACCTGGCCATTGCTCACGTAGTGCAGAGTAACCGTGAGATAATGATCCTGACAAAAGCTTGTCCACCCATCAGCCGTGATAGCTgcctttgacactgttttcagttcagagatcacatttcccttttccacaCCATACCAAGCAGGGATAAAGTGGTTGGTTAAGCTTTCCCTGCTGGGGGCTTTGTATTTTGGATTGAGAACCTTTGTCATCTCCctagaaaacatatgaaaattaatgagtgtaaacatctgtttaatgaggaggaaaatattctattctattctattctaatctgacatttgataatCTGACAACAACCTCACATTCACCTACCGAAATTCAGGGGCGTCTACTGTAGAAAATGGGTGCAAACCCTTAACAACAAATTTGGTAACTGCCCGGTGACATTCTTCTACCTTTgcctgggacattttatttctgcctgcctcGACGAAAATAGAAGCCAGAGGTAAACGGGAGCAAGTGCTGCTAGCCTCTGAGTCAGCCAGACTACCCGTCTCGTCCCGGTCATCATCTTGTTCTAAATCTAACGAAGAAGGCATTcgtttgatgaaaaagcaatactgtacaatttcgggaaataaactaatttcccacctccctttgatttaaataaatgagcgtCACCTTTCTCTGGCTCCCTGAATCAGCGGCGCAACTTACTAGCATGTTTCATTAGCTACATAGCAACAGCTAGAATTCTTCCCTAGAACTACGGATGCATTGCCATCAAGTAAGCTAATTAAACATGCTAGCAAGGAACGGCTTGATTAACC of the Eleginops maclovinus isolate JMC-PN-2008 ecotype Puerto Natales chromosome 4, JC_Emac_rtc_rv5, whole genome shotgun sequence genome contains:
- the LOC134862840 gene encoding E3 SUMO-protein ligase ZBED1-like isoform X3, with product MLLLDVRTRWNSLYLMMERFTEQFPAIQAAAIDPRIRRPMEKERLDRIGNEDLRKAEEFVHLMRKHYTSTLAVSSDKSATCGEILPILQKLEQQYTVQEGDSAFTRSIKENIWKDLSKRYQGTDIQRFLEEATILDPRFKYKVKSDAVWDRIREAAITANTVAARDELPGEGETQREGCEDGEEEEVEEHYALPPPSKKTALEELFEEEDNELQSIRESQPRLSLAQKVDQEIQFYKSLPSIPCRDSAALWWWNKQDTLPLLSGLAENYLCVQASSAPSERVFSTAGDTISPERSRILPEKADMLIFLQKNC
- the LOC134862840 gene encoding E3 SUMO-protein ligase ZBED1-like isoform X1; translated protein: MAPLRLKRSKVWLHFTLHKDGNRAFCNHCKLLITSAGGNTSNMHKHLRTQHGINFNECRVFDALRSDSSQASTTTVTLGANTEGNSGELPKHMLLLDVRTRWNSLYLMMERFTEQFPAIQAAAIDPRIRRPMEKERLDRIGNEDLRKAEEFVHLMRKHYTSTLAVSSDKSATCGEILPILQKLEQQYTVQEGDSAFTRSIKENIWKDLSKRYQGTDIQRFLEEATILDPRFKYKVKSDAVWDRIREAAITANTVAARDELPGEGETQREGCEDGEEEEVEEHYALPPPSKKTALEELFEEEDNELQSIRESQPRLSLAQKVDQEIQFYKSLPSIPCRDSAALWWWNKQDTLPLLSGLAENYLCVQASSAPSERVFSTAGDTISPERSRILPEKADMLIFLQKNC
- the LOC134862840 gene encoding E3 SUMO-protein ligase ZBED1-like isoform X2 is translated as MKRSHMAKVVLKEKQDLLKLPKHMLLLDVRTRWNSLYLMMERFTEQFPAIQAAAIDPRIRRPMEKERLDRIGNEDLRKAEEFVHLMRKHYTSTLAVSSDKSATCGEILPILQKLEQQYTVQEGDSAFTRSIKENIWKDLSKRYQGTDIQRFLEEATILDPRFKYKVKSDAVWDRIREAAITANTVAARDELPGEGETQREGCEDGEEEEVEEHYALPPPSKKTALEELFEEEDNELQSIRESQPRLSLAQKVDQEIQFYKSLPSIPCRDSAALWWWNKQDTLPLLSGLAENYLCVQASSAPSERVFSTAGDTISPERSRILPEKADMLIFLQKNC